From a region of the Buteo buteo chromosome 7, bButBut1.hap1.1, whole genome shotgun sequence genome:
- the OTOS gene encoding otospiralin gives MTFIVLFFFCMLMNMLTDARSIQDGDDLYQESVALPYWPFSSNDFWSYVEYFRTLGAYDRIDELARAFFAQFPFGSHLGYHVPNHEH, from the exons ATGACATTTattgtcttgtttttcttctgtatgctGATGAACATGCTAACAG ATGCCCGATCAATCCAGGATGGAGATG atctttACCAGGAATCTGTAGCCTTGCCATACTGGCCCTTCTCATCCAACGATTTCTGGTCCTATGTGGAATATTTCCGGACCCTGGGAGCCTACGACAGGATCGATGAACTGGCCAGAGCCTTCTTTGCCCAGTTTCCTTTTGGGAGTCACCTTGGCTATCATGTGCCCAACCATGAGCACTAA
- the COPS9 gene encoding COP9 signalosome complex subunit 9, with protein sequence MKPAVDEMFPEGAGPYVDLDEAGGSTGLLMDLAANEKAVHADFFNDFEDLFDDDDIQ encoded by the exons ATGAAGCCGGCGGTGGACGAGATGTTTCCTGAGGGAGCCGGTCCTTACGTGGATCTTGATGAG GCAGGGGGAAGCACGGGGCTGCTGATGGACCTGGCCGCCAACGAGAAAGCGGTGCACGCCGACTTCTTTAACG ATTTTGAAGATCTCTTTGATGATGACGACATCCAGTGA
- the ADIPOQ gene encoding adiponectin yields MMRGPTGFLLCSLLLVAPHCTEVAAQDLQPDPKTPCANWMGGAPGYPGHNGLPGRDGKDGKDGLKGEKGEEGVQGPKGDRGETGVPGQEGPRGFPGYLGQKGEKGEGAFVYRSAFSVGLTERAPHPNVPIRFSKIFYNEQRHYDASTGKFLCSIPGMYYFAYHLTVYLTDVKVSLYKKDKAVIFTYDQFQKNNVDQASGSVLLHLSTGDEVWLQVYGEGDNNGVYADNINDSTFMGFLLYPDLDFH; encoded by the exons ATGATGAGGGGCCCAACAGGCTTTCTCCTTTGCTCGTTGCTGCTGGTGGCTCCCCATTGCACAGAGGTGGCTGCCCAGGACCTCCAGCCCGACCCCAAAACACCATGTGCCAACTGGATGGGAGGAGCGCCTGGCTATCCTGGCCACAACGGGCTCCCTGGCCGGGACGGAAAAGACGGAAAAGATGGActaaagggagagaaaggagaggaag GTGTGCAAGGTCCCAAAGGCGACCGAGGTGAAACAGGAGTCCCAGGGCAGGAAGGGCCAAGAGGATTTCCTGGATACCTAGGCCAGAAGGGGGAGAAGGGTGAAGGTGCCTTCGTCTACCGCTCTGCCTTCAGCGTGGGGCTGACAGAAcgagccccccaccccaatgtCCCCATCCGCTTCAGTAAGATCTTCTACAACGAGCAGAGACACTATGACGCCAGCACTGGCAAGTTCCTCTGCAGCATCCCCGGCATGTACTACTTTGCCTACCACCTGACGGTCTACCTGACGGATGTCAAGGTCAGCCTCTACAAGAAGGACAAGGCAGTGATCTTCACCTACGACCAGTTCCAGAAGAACAACGTTGACCAAGCAAGCGGCTCCGTCTTACTGCAcctcagcactggggatgaggTCTGGCTTCAGGTGTATGGGGAGGGGGACAACAACGGCGTCTACGCTGACAACATCAATGATTCCACTTTCATGGGCTTCCTCCTGTACCCAGACCTGGATTTCCATTAA